The following proteins come from a genomic window of Micromonospora echinofusca:
- a CDS encoding FMN-binding protein has translation MRRALLAITGLAAGTTAMVVLKGSPGTSPVAHDLPAAPPPVVPAPAGPTPTGGEVSAAPSPSRTGASPRPDRTATRPPASRPSATTRAPSAPRTTTKPPPAPTTRTVTGPVVENEYGNVQVQITLRGTRIVDVVALELPEETAQSDQRSEQVDGRYSGTSGLVVQRQSADVDTVSGATATSTSYRQSLQAAIDRAN, from the coding sequence ATGCGTCGCGCCCTGCTCGCCATCACCGGCCTGGCGGCCGGCACCACCGCCATGGTGGTGCTGAAGGGCTCGCCGGGCACCAGCCCGGTCGCCCATGACCTGCCGGCGGCGCCTCCGCCGGTGGTGCCCGCGCCGGCCGGCCCGACCCCGACCGGCGGCGAGGTCTCCGCCGCGCCGTCGCCCAGCCGCACCGGCGCGTCCCCCCGGCCCGACCGCACCGCCACCCGGCCCCCGGCGAGCCGGCCCAGCGCCACCACCCGGGCGCCCTCCGCGCCGCGCACCACCACCAAGCCGCCGCCCGCGCCGACCACCCGCACCGTCACGGGGCCGGTCGTGGAGAACGAGTACGGCAACGTCCAGGTGCAGATCACCCTGCGCGGGACGCGGATCGTCGACGTGGTGGCCCTGGAACTGCCCGAGGAGACCGCCCAGTCCGACCAGCGCAGCGAGCAGGTCGACGGCCGCTACAGCGGCACCTCGGGGCTGGTGGTGCAGCGGCAGAGCGCCGACGTGGACACCGTCTCCGGGGCGACCGCCACCAGCACCTCGTACCGGCAGTCGTTGCAGGCCGCGATCGACCGGGCGAACTGA
- a CDS encoding FAD:protein FMN transferase translates to MGTAISLDLADDLPAPELDGLAGDAFAWLREVDARFSTYRADSEVCRLDRGELPLSAAGADLRNVLARCAELWKVTDGFFDAYATGRLDPSGYVKGWAVQVASDRLLAAGAANHCLNAGGDVRVRGRSHTGRPWRIGVRHPWDAMSTCLVLTGTDLAVATSGVYERGHHVLDPRRGVPARGLRSVTVVGPDLGLADAYATAAAAMGPAGVGWLDGLPGHQHAVVTDDARLLHSTALPLAG, encoded by the coding sequence ATGGGCACCGCCATCAGCCTCGACCTCGCCGACGACCTGCCCGCCCCCGAGCTGGACGGGCTGGCCGGGGACGCGTTCGCCTGGCTGCGCGAGGTCGACGCCCGGTTCAGCACGTACCGGGCCGACAGCGAGGTGTGCCGCCTCGACCGGGGCGAGCTGCCGCTCTCCGCGGCCGGCGCCGACCTGCGGAACGTGCTGGCGCGCTGCGCCGAGCTGTGGAAGGTCACCGACGGCTTCTTCGACGCGTACGCCACCGGGCGGCTCGACCCGTCCGGCTACGTCAAGGGCTGGGCGGTGCAGGTCGCCTCGGACCGGCTGCTCGCGGCCGGGGCGGCGAACCACTGCCTGAACGCCGGCGGCGACGTGCGGGTACGCGGCCGCTCCCACACCGGGCGACCGTGGCGGATCGGCGTGCGGCACCCGTGGGACGCGATGTCCACCTGTCTCGTGCTGACCGGCACCGACCTGGCCGTGGCCACGTCCGGCGTCTACGAGCGCGGCCACCACGTGCTCGACCCGCGCCGGGGTGTGCCGGCCCGGGGACTGCGCTCGGTCACCGTCGTCGGGCCGGATCTCGGGCTGGCCGACGCGTACGCCACCGCGGCCGCCGCGATGGGTCCGGCCGGCGTCGGCTGGCTGGACGGCCTGCCCGGCCACCAGCACGCGGTCGTCACCGACGACGCGCGGCTGTTGCACTCCACCGCCCTGCCCCTGGCCGGCTGA